One Brassica napus cultivar Da-Ae chromosome C2, Da-Ae, whole genome shotgun sequence DNA window includes the following coding sequences:
- the LOC106404983 gene encoding uncharacterized protein LOC106404983, which translates to MSMTKPGGEKIAAAPPCYGSEPLVEERTFFPPIGRSTKVRTIYASNFCSFTTNKEYDDGFPGILYQTGGLGWVNPNKSVHARSHHMENRKKISVGRNIGTTRVLRSGCKINFLRRRRQRLAALEMNRKKLAPAPNKPDTFLIAPGVSVLEWKAAVMSIS; encoded by the exons ATGAG TATGACGAAACCTGGTGGAGAGAAGATTGCTGCTGCTCCTCCTTGTTACGGCAGCGAACCTTTGGTTGAGGAAAGGACGTTCTTTCCACCCATTGGACGTAGCACCAAGGTCCGGACGATCTATGCTTCTAATTTTTGCTCTTTCACGACGAACAAAGAGTACGATGATGGATTCCCTGGAATTCTCTATCAGACCGG CGGTCTTGGGTGGGTTAACCCGAATAAGTCTGTTCACGCCAGATCTCATCATATGGAGAATAGAAAGAAGATCTCTGTTGGTCGAAACATTGG AACCACTAGAGTTCTGAGATCTGGTTGCAAGATTAACTTCCTTAGGAGGAGGAGGCAGAGATTAGCCGCACTCGAGATGAATAGAAAGAAGCTTGCTCCTGCTCCCAACAAACCG GACACGTTTTTGATTGCTCCTGGAGTCAGCGTCCTAGAATGGAAAG CTGCTGTGATGAGCATATCATGA